The Candidatus Phytoplasma asteris DNA segment AATCATAATTATGAATGTAAAAAGGTTCTTCAATTTTTTGATTAATTGGGTAAACAGCTACAATTTTATCTTTTTGAATATCTTTAATAATGATTTTATCTATTGCTAAATAACTAGGACCACCATAATTAGTTCCTTTATCATATATTATTTCTAAATGATAATTTTCGGGAGTAAAAGAAGTTGATTCTGGTATATAAGGTCTGTTATTACTCCAAAAAAAATACAAATCAGAAGCGCCGTTACCCATTTGAGTTAAAGTATCTAAATTATAAAGATTATTTTTTCCATCTCTGGTTCCTCCATCAAAATAAGCTAATAAAAAATCTTTAGGAGGGGGTTCTTTAATGCGGTATTGAAAATCAATTTCATTATTTAAAGAATTATTATTGTAAAGAGCATAACTAAAATTACTTTTAAAATTTTTATTAGGAAAATGATAATGAAGCCATCCTAAGGCGTCTTTGATATTGCTGTTTTCGCCTAAATGAACATTATAACATTTCATATTATCTATTTCTTTTTCTTTTATGGGGATGATTTTATCATAAAAATAATTATCTATTTCTTTAGATGAGAGTTTAAAAGCAGAATTAAATTTTTTTAATTCCGTATTTTTATTTGATGATTGTTCAACAGACAAAAAAACATTGTTTTTGTCTGTTGAATTAACAGGTTGGATAAAGTCATTTTTTGGAGGTTGATAAATAATATTTGCAAATCCAAATCAGATAAAAACACAAAGAAAACAAATAAAGATTTTTTCAATAAGTGTTAATGTAATCATTGTTTTATTGGTTTTCTAAATTAGTTATTTGTTTTTCGGTATTTTCTTTATATTTAATTAAATATTGTTTTAATTCAGAAGAAATTTGAGGGTCTTGCAATTCTTGTTCGATGACATTCTTTTTTGTTTTTAAATTAATGAGATTAACTTTTTTAGTTATTTGTTCATTAATGTTTTTTATATTGTTTTGATTTTGTGTTTTTTGGTTTTCTAAAGCAGTTTTAGTTGCACTATTTAAATCAGGTTGCACTAATTTTTGGTCTAATTGTGTAATATTAACAATATTTAATTCTTTATCTTTTAATAATTTTTGATATTTAATAATTTCTTTTTCTTTAAGTAATTTTGTTTCTGTAAGCGAATGTTTTTCCTCTAATTGATTTGTTGTTTTGATTTTATTATCAATTTCTAAAATTTCTTCTTCAGATTTTTTTAATAATTTTTTTAAGAATAAATCAATTTGTAATTCTTTTTTTTGTTGGGTTTTTAATTTGACGATTTGTTCTATTACTTGTTTTTCTTGAGGAGACAAACTAGGCTCTTTTAATTCTTCATTTTTAATAGTTATTTCTTCATTTAATTGTTTAATTTTGTCGTTATAATCATCAAAACAATCATTATTATTGGTTTGAAATATAGTGTTTTTGTTGACAATAATTTCATAAACAGGTTTTTTTAGATTTTTAAAAAAATAATAACCAATTCCTCCTGTAGTTGCAATTATCATTGTTAAAAGTAAAAAGAGATTGAAAAAATATCTTTTAGTTAGGATATTTTTTTTATTAATAATATTTTTTGGGTTTTTTTGAATTTTCATTTGAATTAATTTTCCTTTCTTTTTTAATTATTTTCTTGATTTATTAAGGTTTCTAATGGGGTATTTTCCTTATATTCTTGTTGGTTTGAAAATTTTTCATCGATATCCTTTTTTAAATCTTTTATATTTTTTTGATTAATTGGTTTTGAGGTTTCATTTTCTTTTGTTTTTCTTTTAATTGGGTAAGTATCGTTGGGATTGAATAGTTGAAGAAAACTGAAAAAGAGATATTTAAATACAAAACATAAACCAGTAACAAATAATGCCCCCGATACAAAACCAATAGTAAAATTTGAATCAGTTATTTTGATTTTCCTTTCCGATTGGTGTATGTGTTTTTTGAGATTTTAACAATCTTTTTCTTTCTTTTTTAGATTGCCAAATAGCTACTTTATGTTTTTGTTGTTCTATTTGGGATAATATTTCTTCTTGCGAAGTCTTTATTTGTTCTAGTTTTTGAAGTAATAATTGTTCTTGTTGTTCTTGTTTAGCATTTTTTATTTCTAAAGTTTGAAGTTTTTTATTAGGAAAAAATAGGTTTAGAATAGTTTGTTTAATAAAAACAATTGGTTTTTTAATTAATTTAAAAATAGGTTTAAAACCAGTAACTATTAATATTGTAAATAGAGTTGTTTGGATTCCATCCAATCTTCTTTCCATGATTTCAGCAGCAGTAAATCCTTTAGTGTAATTTAATATAAAATTGCTAATTATTGTAAATATTGAAAAAATCCACATTATTTCCTACTTTCTTAATAATTTTTATAAAATTTATTCATTTGGTTTTAGGTAATTTCTTTTTATTTTTAAAGGTTTTGTTGGAATGATGTAAATTTATCCTTTTATCTTTGGGGGTTTTGGTGGTTGAACGGTCTTTAAAGTAAGTTCCTTGGTATGTTTCGGTCATTGCATCGCTCATATTGTTTCTCCTTTTATTTTAATTGAAGTTTTTTGACTTCATCTTTAATTGGTTTTGACATTTTAAAACTAACAACCGTTTTTGCGGGTATTTTTAAGTTTTTACCAGTTCTTTTTCCTGTTTTTTTGCCTGTTTGTTTATTGATGATGAATTTAGTTTCGGGGGTTGTGTGGGTTTTTCTAGTTTTTAAGATGAATTTACCAATTTTAGAGGATAAAACCACTTCTTCATTTGATGTGATTGCTTTAATTAGAGCATTCTCAAATGAGTTGTAAAACTCTTCGGTTTGGGTTATTGAGGTTTTATTTACCTCAGCTATTGATTTAATTAATTCTTTTTTATTCATATTTTTTTCTCCTTTTGGTTTATAAAAAAAGTCCCTTTTGGGGACTTAATTTTTTAAATATTATTTAGTTTTGTTGTCTAAAAAGATGACGTTTTGGATAATTACTTTGGTGGTGGTTCGCGTTTTACCTTCGTTGGTGGTATATTTTTGGATGGATAATGCGCCTTCTGCATATATTTTTGAACCTTTATTTAAATATGTAATCATGTTTTCAGCTTGATTTCTAAAAACGACACAAGGGATGTATTGCACTTTATCTTTATTGTTAATTGCTAAATTGAAATCTATTTTAGGGATTTGTTCGTTGTTGCTATTGATATATTGTTTTTCTAGGTTATGAGCGATATTACCGATTAATTGGACTTTATTTAACATTTTATTTCTCCTTATTTTTATAATTTGGGTTTAGTTTTTTGATGGCGTCTTTTTTTAAGTTTTCTATTTGTTTTAAAGTTAAATTTAGTTTTTGGGCGATTGCATGATTGGATAGGGGTTGTTGATTAGGTTTAATGTTGTTTTCTAATGAGATGCCAAAATTTAAACAAATAACATTGAATTCATTTTTACTTAGTTTAGTTTTTAGTTTTTTTATTAATAATTCATGTTTTACTTGTTTTAGCCATAATTGATGTGGATTAAGGATTTTATCCCAATTAGGTTGTTTGTATTGTTCTTCTTTAAAACTGATATTGTTTGGTTTGGTTGTTTTTTGGGGAATTGAAGGTGAATGGCTTTTTCTTATTAGTTCATTGATTGCTGATTTTATTGTTGGTGTTGCATAGGCGATAAAGTCATAACCTAAATCTTGGTAATTATTTAGAGCTTTGATTAATCCTAAAATTCCTTCTTGATATAAATCTTCTTTAGTTAAAACTCGAGGATAATATTTAAATTGATAAGCTAGTTTTTTTACTAAAGGTAAATGAAGTTCGATTAATTGATTACGAATTTCTAAATTCTTTTTATTTTTTAAAAAATCTTTAAATAATTTTTGTCTTAACATTTAATTCCTTTCTAAAAACATTTTTTTTAGAAAAGATATGAAATTATTTTTTAGTCTTGAAACAAAAAAAGACTAACTTAATAGTTAGCCTTAAAGAATTTTTAAAAAGTAAAAAGTGTCTAAACTTTTGGAACACCTCAGATGCAAGATTTAGAAGAATCAATTGACAAAGTTTATATGGGTCCTGCCAAAAAATCTCTCAAAATCGATGATAAAGAAAGAAAAATGACAGCTTATCACGAAGCAGGGCATGCTGTAATTGTAATGAAACACCCTCATTCAGATGCTAAAGTAAGAACTCTTACAATTACTCCAAGAGGAGGGGCTCTAGGTTATATGTGGCCTACTTCTGATAAAGAATTTTTTTGTCATACCGAAGATCAACTCAAATATGAAATAGTTGTTTCTTTGGGAGCAGCAGATGCCTAAGAGCTTTTTTGCAAAACTAGAACTAATGGCGTTTACAGCGATTTAAAAAAAGTTACAGGAGTTGCTTTTGGCATGGTTGCTTATTCGGGGATGAGTCCTTTAGGATATATTAATTTTGAAAAAAGTTCTGGACAAACTCGTTATCAAGTAGACCAAGAAGTTAAAAAAATAGTTGATTAATGTTATAAAACAGCTAAGGAACTTTTAACAACTAATAAAGTTTTAGTAGAAAAACTAACTAAAGCTTTAATGTAAAAAAATACCCTAAACCAAAGTGAAGTTTATGCTTTAGATGAAGAAGCTCAAACAGAAACAAAAGGAAAAGGTAAGCCAGAAAAAGAAAAACAAGCTGTTGAAAATGAAAAAGAACAAAATGAAAAAGATCAAAATACAAAAGAACAAACCACTAAATCAACTAAATAAAAAGTAAAAAGATAAAGAGCTCTTTTGGGAGCTCTTTTTTTTATTTTAATTGTTATCTTTTTTGCCTTTTTTCTCTAACTCCAAAATCAAATCTCTTAATGTAGCTGCTTTTTCAAAATCAAGGGTTTTGGCAGCTTCTTTCATCATTTTTTGTAAACGTTTAATTTCTTTATTTTTAGCTGTAATATTTGTATGTGTTTGCAACTTTTTTTGTCCCTTAACTTTACCATTTTCATTTTCATTTTGCGCACTTTCTTTTTGTTTGATTGAAATTGTTTCTAAAATAGTTTTGTTAAGAGCAGTTGGTGTTACTTTCATTGTTTCGTTGTATTGTTGTTGGATTTTTCTTCTACGATAAGTTTCTTCAATAGCAATTTGCATAGCAGGAGAAATACAATCAGCATACATAATAGCTTTGCCTGTAATGTTTCTAGCTGCTCTTCCAATAGTTTGGATAAGGCTTCTTTCGTTTCTTAAAAAACCTTGTTTGTCGGCATCCAAAATAGCTACTAAAGCTACTTCAGGTAAGTCAAGTCCTTCCCTCAAAAGATTAACTCCCACCAAACAATCGTATTTTCCCAACCTTAGATCTTTTAAAATTTCAAGTCTTTGTAAAGATTTAATTTCACTGTGTAAATAAGCTACTTTGATGCATAAATTTTTTAAATAAGCAGTTAGGTCCTCGCTCATATTAATAGTTAAAGTAGTTATCAAAATTCTTTGATTATTTTTAGTTTGGTGTTTAATTTCAAAGTAAAGGTCATCCATTTGGTTGTGGGTTGGTCTTATTTCAATTTCTGGATCAAGGACAAAAGTAGGTCTTATAATTTGTTCTACAATGGGGATTTTTTTAGTTAATTCATAGTTGCCAGGAGTAGCTGAAAGATAGATAACTTTATTCATTTTGGCTTGGAATTCATGGAATTTTAAAGGTCTGTTATCAAGGGCACTTGGTAGTCTGAAACCGAAATTTACTAAGTTGGTTTTACGAGAAAAATCACCAAAATACATTCCTTTAATTTGGGGAATAGTTACATGAGATTCGTCAATAATGGTTAAAAATTCATTTCCAAAAAAATCAATTAAAGTTGATGGTGCCTCGCCTTTTTCTTTGAGTGCTAAATGTCTTGAATAATTTTCAACACCATTGCAATTGCCTATTTGTTCTAACATTTCTAAATCATGTAAAGTGCGCATTTTAATTTTTTGGGCTGCTAAAAGTTGGTTAGTTTTTTCAAAATGATTAATTTGTTCCTTTAATTCTTGGCGAATTCTTTTGATACCTTCTTGTAATTTTTGGGTATTTGTAGCATATAGACTAGCAGGAAAAAGAGTAATTAATTTAAGATTCGTAATTGCTTTGCCATTTAAAACATCAAAATTTTGAATATTTTCAATTTCATTGCCAAAAAAAATAATGCGGATACCAATTTCTTTGCTAGATGAGGCAATAATTTCTATAATGTCACCTCTTACTCGAAAAGTTCCTCTTTGAAAATTAATTTCATTTCTTTGATATTTTAATTCTATTAACTTGTTAATTAATGCTTGCCTTTCGTACTTATCTCCAATTTGTAAATGTAGTGTTGATTTTTGATAATCTTTAAGGTCGCCTACTCCATAAATGCACGAAACCGAAGCAACTACAATTACATCATCGCGGTTAAGTAATGAACCTGCGGCACTATGACGCAACTGATCAATTTCATCGTTGATTTTGGAGTCTTTTTCAATGTAAGTGTCGCTTGATGCTACATATGCTTCTGGTTGGTAGTAATCATAATAAGAAATAAAATATTCTACGCGATTGTTGGGAAACATGGCTTTTAATTCGTTGTAGAGTTGTCCTGCTAATGTTTTGTTGTGAGCAATAACCAAAGTTTTTTGTTGTAAATGTTGAATAATATTTGCAATGGTAAAAGTTTTTCCAGTGCCAGTAGCTCCCAAAAGAATTTGTTCTTGTAAACCTTGTTTAAAATTATTAACCAATTTTTGAATTGCTTGGGGTTGGTCGCCACTTGGTTTTAAAGAACTTTGCAATTTAAATAAATTTGTTAAACTCATTTGTTGCTCCTTGCGTTTGTTTTTTTATTTTGGTGATTTTTTGGTTTTTAATTTCAAAATATTTAGATGGTTGTTTTTCTGTGTTCCAAAATTTTTGTCCATGTTTTTATCAATATTTTTAATAAATGTCTATTTGCCCACTTTTATAAACTCTTTTTAATTAACAAAAACAACTTTTGATTAATTCCTATTTTTTGAAAATCTTGCAAAGTGGCTTTTTTGATGGCTTCTAAACTTTCAAAATGATTTAAGATGGCTTTTTTTCTAACAGCGCCAACTCCTTTTATATTTGATAAAGTAGTTTTATAATCTAGTTTTTTTTTGGTTTTGCGGTGAAAAGCAACAGTGAAACGATGGACTTCTTCGCTTAAACTTTTTAAAAAATAAAATAAATTAGGGCTTTGTTCCAACATTAATTTTTCTTGCAAAGTTACAAGATGAGTTAATTGATGTTTGTTATTTTTTTGCAATGCTCCTAAAGGAATTTCATAGCCTAGTTTCTTTAAAGTTTTTTGGCTTTGTCTTAACTGTCCTAAACTGCCATCAACCAAAATTAAATCTGGTGAATCATTTTTAACTTCCTTGTCTTTGTTATAACAACGTGTAAGTGTTTCTTCAAAAGCTTGATATTCGTTAGGAAATTTGCCTTTAATGTGAAAAGTTCGATAAAGTTTTTTGTCAAATTCAAAATGATTAAATACAATTCTTGCTGCCACAAAGGCTTGTCCAAATAGTTGAGAATTATCAAAAACATCAATTCTTTTAATATCTTTATTAAAAATAATTGCCAATTTGTCTAAGGATTCTTGGATTTTTTGGTCTTTGGATTGATAGATTAAATTATTGTTAGCTAAATCATTTTGGGTGTTTTTTAAGGCTAGCAAATAAAGTTTCTTTTTGTCTCCTTTATGAGCAATATTTACTTTGGTTTGCAAGATTTGTTCCAATAAAGTTTGGTTAGTTATCATTTGTTGCAAAATAGTTTCATCTTGGCTTTTGCCTGTAATAATTATGTCTGGTTTAAGGTTTTTTTGATAATAACAATTAAGATAAGTTAAAATGTTTTCCCACACAAAGCCCACATATGAAAAAACGCTATGATAAGAATCAACGATATTTCCTTGGCGCATTTTTAAAATTTGAATTGATATTTGGTCTTGATTAAATGCATAGGCAAAAATATCGCAATTTTTGAGTTTTTGATTGCTGATAAGTTGTTTTTTGGTAGTCTGTTTGATTGCATAGATAATATCTCGGTATTCTTGGGCTTTTTCATAAAACATTTTTTCGCTATCTGTTTGCATTAAATGGTGTAATTTTTTTAAAATATCTTTGATATTTCCTTTTAAAAATTTAGTAATTGCCTCAATGTTGGGTTTATAATTAATTGTTTTTCCTGCGCAAGCACCGAGGCATTGATTGATGTGAAAATGAAGACACGGTTTTTTTGATGCTAACGGACATCTTCTTAAAGGATACAAAAGATGCAACAATTTTAAGGTTTCTTTGGTGTTTTTAAGATTGGGATAAGGACCAAAAATTATTTTTCCTGGAGGAATTTGTTTGAATCGCGAAATTTTTAATTGTGGGTGCTTTTCTTTAGTAATTTCAATATAAGGGTAAGTTTTGTCATCCAAAAGTTTGAAATTATATTTAGGAGTGTGTTTTTTGATTAAGTTAGCTTCCAAAATTAAGGCTTCTTGTTCGTTGTTAGTAATAATGTAGAAAAAATCTTGGGTTTCTTCAATTAGCATCGTTGTTTTTAAGTTGTTGCTTTTGGTAAAATAACTTTGGACGCGTTTTTTTAAATTTTTGGCTTTGCCAACATAAATGATGGTATCATTTTTGTTTTGGAAAAGATAACAACCAGGATTGGGCGGTAAAGTTTTTATTTTTTCTAAAAGAATTGACATTTTAAATTACTTCCGTTTATTGAATTGTTTTTTTGATTTTTTACCCAATTTAAGGGTTGTTTTATTTTCTGGTTTGGTTTTGGCGTTTTTTTTATTTTGCTTATTTTTATTTTGCTTATTTTTATTTTGCTTCTTTTTTTATTTATTTTTCGTTTGTTTTCATTAACTTTATTATATCAAAATTACCATTCTTTTTTTGAAATGATTAAAAAAAATTGAATTATTTTTGATAATAAACTGATTTTTTCCAAACTAAAATAATAATTCATAAATAAATTGCAAAATAAGTTTATTTTTGATTTAGAATAGAAGTATAGTTTTAGATTATAAAATAGTAAAATGAAAAAATCAAAACTAAAAGACTTTAAAAACAACCAAATACCAACCAAATAAAGGAGAGTTCCAAAATGAATATACCCACCAAACCCAAAAGTATTCTTTCTATCCAATCTCATGTAGTATATGGCTATGTTGGAAATAAAGAAGCAGTTTATCCTTTGCAAAATATGAATTTCGATGTTTGGCCTATCAATACAGTTCAATTTTCCAATCATACAGGTTATCAAAAGTGGCAAGGACAAATTTTTAACAAACAAAATATAGTTGATTTGGTAGAAGGTCTTTTTGCTCTTGGAGTAGAAAAACAGTGTCAAGCTATTTTAACAGGATATATGGGATCTTTAGATATTTGCGAAGCTGTTTTGGAAATTGTTGCAAGATTTAAACGAACGAACCCTGATATTTTATATTTATGTGACCCTGTAATGGGCAATAACAGATGTTTTGTTAAGCCTGAAATAACTTCTTTTTTTAAAAATAATTTGCAAGCAGATATTATTACTCCTAATCAATTTGAAGCTGAATTTTTGTCTGGTATTAAAATAAATAATGTCTCGGATGCTATTAAAGTAGCAAAGCATTTCCATAATTTAGGAGTTAAAATTGTAATTATTACAGGTATTAATTTTCAAGATGAAAAATATTTTCAAGTGTTTGCATCAAATGCTACAAAAAAATATTTGGTGCAGGCTCACAACAAAGAAAAAAACATTGATATTGCAGGTACAGGAGATTTATTTGCTAGTCTTTTTTTGGGTTTTTATTTGAAATATGAAAGAAATATTAAAAATGCTTTGGCTCATGCTGTTTTTTATCTTAATAAAGTTGTTCAAAATACTTTGTTATCACAGCAAAAAGAATTGCAATGTTTATCTGTTTTATATAAACAAGTTAATTTAGCAAAATTGCCTCAAGTCATGGAAATTAACGATTAAATTATTGATTAAAAAAATGCCTTTTTAATAAAAAAGACCAACTTTTTAAGTCAGTCATAAT contains these protein-coding regions:
- a CDS encoding HU family DNA-binding protein, which codes for MNKKELIKSIAEVNKTSITQTEEFYNSFENALIKAITSNEEVVLSSKIGKFILKTRKTHTTPETKFIINKQTGKKTGKRTGKNLKIPAKTVVSFKMSKPIKDEVKKLQLK
- a CDS encoding single-stranded DNA-binding protein, yielding MLNKVQLIGNIAHNLEKQYINSNNEQIPKIDFNLAINNKDKVQYIPCVVFRNQAENMITYLNKGSKIYAEGALSIQKYTTNEGKTRTTTKVIIQNVIFLDNKTK
- a CDS encoding sigma-70 family RNA polymerase sigma factor, coding for MLRQKLFKDFLKNKKNLEIRNQLIELHLPLVKKLAYQFKYYPRVLTKEDLYQEGILGLIKALNNYQDLGYDFIAYATPTIKSAINELIRKSHSPSIPQKTTKPNNISFKEEQYKQPNWDKILNPHQLWLKQVKHELLIKKLKTKLSKNEFNVICLNFGISLENNIKPNQQPLSNHAIAQKLNLTLKQIENLKKDAIKKLNPNYKNKEK
- the uvrB gene encoding excinuclease ABC subunit UvrB — encoded protein: MSLTNLFKLQSSLKPSGDQPQAIQKLVNNFKQGLQEQILLGATGTGKTFTIANIIQHLQQKTLVIAHNKTLAGQLYNELKAMFPNNRVEYFISYYDYYQPEAYVASSDTYIEKDSKINDEIDQLRHSAAGSLLNRDDVIVVASVSCIYGVGDLKDYQKSTLHLQIGDKYERQALINKLIELKYQRNEINFQRGTFRVRGDIIEIIASSSKEIGIRIIFFGNEIENIQNFDVLNGKAITNLKLITLFPASLYATNTQKLQEGIKRIRQELKEQINHFEKTNQLLAAQKIKMRTLHDLEMLEQIGNCNGVENYSRHLALKEKGEAPSTLIDFFGNEFLTIIDESHVTIPQIKGMYFGDFSRKTNLVNFGFRLPSALDNRPLKFHEFQAKMNKVIYLSATPGNYELTKKIPIVEQIIRPTFVLDPEIEIRPTHNQMDDLYFEIKHQTKNNQRILITTLTINMSEDLTAYLKNLCIKVAYLHSEIKSLQRLEILKDLRLGKYDCLVGVNLLREGLDLPEVALVAILDADKQGFLRNERSLIQTIGRAARNITGKAIMYADCISPAMQIAIEETYRRRKIQQQYNETMKVTPTALNKTILETISIKQKESAQNENENGKVKGQKKLQTHTNITAKNKEIKRLQKMMKEAAKTLDFEKAATLRDLILELEKKGKKDNN
- the uvrC gene encoding excinuclease ABC subunit UvrC; the protein is MSILLEKIKTLPPNPGCYLFQNKNDTIIYVGKAKNLKKRVQSYFTKSNNLKTTMLIEETQDFFYIITNNEQEALILEANLIKKHTPKYNFKLLDDKTYPYIEITKEKHPQLKISRFKQIPPGKIIFGPYPNLKNTKETLKLLHLLYPLRRCPLASKKPCLHFHINQCLGACAGKTINYKPNIEAITKFLKGNIKDILKKLHHLMQTDSEKMFYEKAQEYRDIIYAIKQTTKKQLISNQKLKNCDIFAYAFNQDQISIQILKMRQGNIVDSYHSVFSYVGFVWENILTYLNCYYQKNLKPDIIITGKSQDETILQQMITNQTLLEQILQTKVNIAHKGDKKKLYLLALKNTQNDLANNNLIYQSKDQKIQESLDKLAIIFNKDIKRIDVFDNSQLFGQAFVAARIVFNHFEFDKKLYRTFHIKGKFPNEYQAFEETLTRCYNKDKEVKNDSPDLILVDGSLGQLRQSQKTLKKLGYEIPLGALQKNNKHQLTHLVTLQEKLMLEQSPNLFYFLKSLSEEVHRFTVAFHRKTKKKLDYKTTLSNIKGVGAVRKKAILNHFESLEAIKKATLQDFQKIGINQKLFLLIKKSL
- the pdxY gene encoding pyridoxal kinase, with the translated sequence MNIPTKPKSILSIQSHVVYGYVGNKEAVYPLQNMNFDVWPINTVQFSNHTGYQKWQGQIFNKQNIVDLVEGLFALGVEKQCQAILTGYMGSLDICEAVLEIVARFKRTNPDILYLCDPVMGNNRCFVKPEITSFFKNNLQADIITPNQFEAEFLSGIKINNVSDAIKVAKHFHNLGVKIVIITGINFQDEKYFQVFASNATKKYLVQAHNKEKNIDIAGTGDLFASLFLGFYLKYERNIKNALAHAVFYLNKVVQNTLLSQQKELQCLSVLYKQVNLAKLPQVMEIND